From the genome of Haloterrigena sp. KLK7, one region includes:
- a CDS encoding M14 family zinc carboxypeptidase encodes MTGSPSAPSRAFEWIDDAIPRYESFFTVDEHRDRDRTLAAEHDHVEYEERGESADGETLWTVTVGDGDRSALLFGAPHPNEPIGSMTIDFLLHELATNDELRASLDYEFVCMPVADPDGVRLNEGWFDGPFTLSNYAQNFYRPPPDEQVEATFPVEREGYSYDDPIPSTRALADLIESYRPEFIYSFHNAAFGGCYFLFTEPHAPLYDALTSLPEAYGVPLDLGEPERFDDEALDDAVYRLPTFADRFDARETDDDPELDAELLGGNAYDYASRFTDDVVEFAVELPYFYDPRIEDRSELDRSHEDVIREGVRNRRPILEAMKSAVDSVSEHLPDGPMAREASGVAAHFEHVDESKLEWAESAAETDRPATVAEHVDERYLRQYHLLTYLGMLLRSIDHAAMSADEDARETLTGTKAALEETFRERIGEMRDRLDYETIPIWKLVAIQARAGLLCLDYRQNRPDE; translated from the coding sequence ATGACAGGTTCCCCGTCGGCACCGTCGCGCGCGTTCGAATGGATCGACGACGCGATCCCCCGCTACGAGTCGTTCTTCACGGTCGACGAACACCGCGATCGCGACCGGACGCTCGCGGCCGAGCACGACCACGTCGAGTACGAAGAACGCGGCGAGAGCGCGGACGGCGAGACGTTATGGACGGTGACCGTCGGTGACGGCGACCGGAGCGCGCTCCTGTTCGGCGCGCCCCATCCGAACGAACCGATCGGCTCGATGACGATCGACTTCCTGCTCCACGAACTCGCGACGAACGACGAGTTGCGGGCGTCGCTCGATTACGAGTTCGTCTGTATGCCGGTCGCCGATCCGGACGGCGTCCGACTCAACGAAGGCTGGTTCGACGGGCCGTTTACGCTCTCGAACTACGCGCAGAACTTCTACCGACCGCCGCCGGACGAGCAGGTCGAGGCCACGTTCCCCGTCGAACGCGAGGGCTACTCGTACGACGACCCGATTCCGTCGACGCGCGCGCTGGCCGATCTGATCGAGAGCTATCGACCGGAGTTTATCTACAGCTTCCACAACGCCGCCTTCGGCGGTTGTTACTTCCTCTTCACCGAACCGCACGCCCCGCTCTACGACGCGCTCACGTCACTTCCGGAGGCGTACGGGGTCCCGCTCGATCTGGGCGAACCGGAACGGTTCGATGACGAGGCGCTCGACGACGCGGTCTATCGGCTTCCGACCTTCGCCGACCGGTTTGACGCGCGTGAGACCGACGACGACCCCGAACTCGACGCCGAACTCCTCGGCGGCAACGCCTACGACTACGCCAGCCGCTTCACCGACGACGTCGTCGAGTTCGCCGTCGAACTGCCGTACTTCTACGACCCGCGGATCGAGGATCGAAGCGAACTGGATCGCTCCCACGAGGACGTCATTCGGGAGGGAGTTCGAAACCGGCGGCCGATCCTTGAGGCGATGAAGAGCGCGGTCGACTCCGTCAGCGAGCACCTCCCGGACGGGCCGATGGCGCGTGAGGCGTCGGGCGTCGCCGCCCACTTCGAACACGTCGACGAGTCGAAACTCGAGTGGGCGGAATCGGCCGCAGAGACGGACAGGCCGGCGACCGTCGCCGAGCACGTCGACGAACGCTACCTCAGGCAGTATCATCTGCTGACGTACCTCGGCATGTTGTTGCGGTCGATCGATCACGCCGCGATGAGCGCCGACGAGGACGCTCGCGAGACGCTCACGGGAACGAAAGCTGCGCTCGAGGAGACCTTCCGCGAGCGAATCGGGGAGATGCGAGACCGATTGGACTACGAGACGATTCCGATCTGGAAACTCGTCGCGATTCAGGCCCGCGCGGGGCTACTCTGTCTGGACTACCGACAGAACCGTCCTGACGAGTGA
- a CDS encoding alkaline phosphatase D family protein yields MPERDGTRRRTNRRGFLESIGTTSVAGGLAAILAQRDVVRPVAAQSVDDRSVFAVDGTADPDATFPQSVASGGPTSSGVILWTRVAPDAVVSGEPVGVQVATDDDFEDVVHEGTVPADRLSSAHDYTVKVDLDGALESDRRYYYRFVYDGVATRTGRCRTLPAAGASPDSLSFAVLTCQDYQNGYYGAYRHIAAEDVDFVVHLGDFIYESANGAYTSPTTDIKDGRDIDLPSGAGLAESLADFRSLYRVYKGNEYLQEGLERHTVIHGWDDHEIGNNRYWDDDADAPVLPDKDGGERPETALEITADGIQAWVEYVPARVEFDPSEPELREQLRLWRDLQFGDLVDLTVTDERLYRDGPPCGDARITCTDEEAQGRTMLGREQKRYFEDWVSESDAVWTVWANEVLTMPLTVGDGWYQVELLHDSWDGFQHERWELMQHVADADPRNFVVLTGDLHASLAGYVKSGYGEIEPFETSDRIGVELMTPAVSSVNAADVIDFPGDWADDALGDLAKSENEHLEYVDWHRHGYAVVEFTRDHCTYTVYAVDKDENPENAGRTTLARYRTPDGETALYER; encoded by the coding sequence ATGCCCGAGCGAGATGGCACACGGCGACGGACGAACCGACGCGGCTTTCTCGAGAGCATCGGCACCACCTCGGTCGCCGGCGGCCTCGCAGCGATCCTCGCCCAGCGCGACGTCGTACGGCCGGTGGCGGCGCAGTCTGTCGACGATCGCAGCGTCTTCGCCGTCGACGGGACGGCCGATCCCGACGCGACGTTTCCGCAGTCCGTGGCCAGCGGCGGGCCGACCTCGAGCGGCGTCATTCTCTGGACGCGGGTCGCTCCCGACGCGGTCGTCTCCGGAGAACCGGTCGGCGTGCAGGTCGCGACCGACGACGACTTCGAGGACGTGGTCCACGAGGGGACGGTGCCCGCTGACAGGCTCTCGAGCGCGCACGATTACACGGTGAAAGTCGATCTCGACGGGGCACTCGAGTCGGATCGGCGCTACTACTACCGGTTCGTCTACGACGGCGTCGCCACGCGGACCGGCCGCTGTCGGACGCTGCCGGCGGCCGGTGCGAGCCCCGACTCGCTGTCGTTCGCGGTCCTGACCTGTCAGGACTACCAGAACGGCTACTACGGAGCCTACCGCCATATCGCGGCCGAAGACGTCGACTTCGTCGTCCACCTCGGGGACTTCATCTACGAGTCCGCGAACGGCGCCTACACCTCGCCGACGACGGATATCAAGGACGGGCGCGATATCGACCTCCCCAGCGGCGCCGGTCTGGCGGAGTCGCTGGCCGACTTCCGGTCGCTTTACCGGGTCTACAAGGGGAACGAATACCTCCAGGAGGGACTCGAACGGCACACGGTTATCCACGGCTGGGACGATCACGAGATCGGGAACAACCGGTACTGGGACGACGACGCCGATGCACCGGTGCTCCCGGACAAGGACGGCGGCGAGCGGCCGGAGACGGCACTGGAGATCACGGCCGACGGCATTCAGGCGTGGGTCGAGTACGTCCCCGCCCGCGTCGAGTTCGATCCGAGCGAGCCGGAACTGCGAGAACAGCTCCGGTTGTGGCGGGACCTCCAGTTCGGCGACCTCGTGGATCTGACCGTCACCGACGAACGTCTCTACCGCGACGGTCCGCCCTGTGGCGACGCCCGGATCACCTGTACGGACGAAGAAGCGCAGGGACGGACGATGCTCGGCCGCGAGCAGAAGCGCTACTTCGAGGACTGGGTCAGCGAGTCCGACGCCGTCTGGACGGTCTGGGCCAACGAGGTGCTGACGATGCCCCTGACCGTCGGCGACGGCTGGTATCAGGTCGAACTGCTCCACGACTCCTGGGACGGCTTCCAACACGAGCGCTGGGAACTCATGCAACACGTCGCCGACGCCGATCCGCGGAACTTCGTCGTGCTGACCGGCGACCTCCACGCGTCGCTGGCCGGCTACGTCAAGTCGGGCTACGGCGAGATCGAGCCGTTCGAGACGTCCGACCGGATCGGCGTCGAACTGATGACGCCAGCCGTCTCGAGCGTCAACGCCGCCGACGTCATCGACTTCCCCGGCGACTGGGCCGACGACGCGCTCGGCGATCTCGCCAAATCGGAAAACGAGCACCTCGAGTACGTCGACTGGCACCGCCACGGCTACGCCGTCGTCGAGTTCACGCGCGATCACTGCACCTATACCGTCTACGCCGTCGACAAGGACGAGAATCCCGAGAACGCCGGACGAACGACGCTCGCCCGGTATCGAACGCCGGACGGCGAGACGGCGCTCTACGAACGGTAG